In Burkholderia sp. NRF60-BP8, a single window of DNA contains:
- a CDS encoding glycosyltransferase family 4 protein, with protein sequence MTNILLDVTRLTTRHYDGLIPTGVDRVGLAYIRRYGNHARAVFSERGFSTVLTESNSQRIFNLLLSPRREKNEVRSIVARALLNRFNRDRFERAILLHTSHNGMEFPRYYRTMRALNARPVFMVHDLIPLTHAEYCRPGVDATHRLRIRTALKHASGLIANSHATLDELAIEARRAGLSLPPSVVAHLAPAVSHYAPAPPPLDAPYFVMLGTIEPRKNHWFVLHLWRRLAERLGTAAPRLVIIGRRGWECENVVDMLERCAELRGLVHEESNCSDERLHALLQHARALLFPSFVEGYGLPLVEALMLRVPVIASNLAIFHEIAADIPDYLDPLDGTDWINRILAYVPANSPERSAQMARVAHFRGPTWSEHFERVDAFLDSLA encoded by the coding sequence GTGACAAACATTCTCCTCGACGTCACCCGCCTGACCACGCGCCACTACGACGGACTCATCCCGACGGGAGTCGACCGGGTTGGACTCGCGTATATCAGGCGATACGGAAATCACGCACGGGCGGTTTTCAGTGAACGGGGTTTCTCAACCGTCCTGACTGAAAGCAATTCCCAACGCATCTTCAATCTGTTGCTCTCGCCTCGGCGGGAGAAAAACGAGGTGCGTTCAATTGTTGCGCGGGCACTACTGAATCGGTTCAACAGAGATCGATTTGAACGAGCAATATTGTTGCATACAAGCCACAACGGGATGGAATTTCCACGATACTACCGGACCATGCGTGCACTAAACGCTCGTCCAGTTTTTATGGTCCACGACCTGATTCCGTTGACGCATGCAGAATATTGCCGCCCTGGCGTCGACGCGACTCATCGTCTGCGTATTCGTACAGCATTGAAGCACGCGAGCGGTCTAATCGCGAACTCGCATGCGACGCTTGACGAACTAGCCATCGAGGCTCGGCGCGCTGGGCTTTCGCTGCCGCCGAGCGTCGTTGCACATCTCGCACCTGCAGTCTCGCATTACGCGCCAGCGCCGCCCCCCCTCGACGCACCCTACTTCGTAATGCTCGGTACCATCGAACCGCGCAAGAATCATTGGTTCGTCCTGCATCTCTGGCGCCGCCTTGCGGAACGCTTGGGAACAGCAGCGCCACGACTCGTGATCATCGGTCGTCGCGGCTGGGAATGCGAAAACGTGGTCGACATGCTCGAACGCTGCGCAGAGCTTCGCGGTCTAGTGCACGAAGAGTCGAATTGCTCCGACGAGCGCCTTCACGCACTGCTCCAACATGCGCGGGCGCTCCTCTTTCCGTCTTTCGTCGAGGGCTACGGCCTGCCGCTTGTCGAGGCGCTGATGCTGCGCGTGCCCGTCATTGCGAGCAATCTCGCAATCTTCCATGAGATCGCCGCTGACATTCCCGACTACCTCGACCCGCTTGACGGCACCGATTGGATCAACCGAATCCTCGCATACGTGCCGGCCAACAGCCCCGAACGCTCAGCTCAAATGGCTCGGGTTGCCCATTTCCGTGGACCAACATGGTCCGAACACTTCGAGCGAGTCGACGCGTTTCTCGACTCACTCGCTTGA
- a CDS encoding polysaccharide biosynthesis/export family protein: protein MPHLLSRAVLPTLIVGLLTGCSVVPTSGPSTARINQVADSSNNAAEAAGIQVVDMTDDVARKLHAERGQADFATALGDTAQFRQQLGVGDSIEVSIWEAPPATLFGALQGDSRGGPSNARVTVLPDQTIDGSGMINVPFVGNVKAIGRTPVQLAADITGRLKNIAHDPQVLVKLSRNATSYVTVVGDVVSSNRMQLSARGERLLDALANAGGVRQPIDKITLQVTRGNEVVSLPLQTVIRDPRQNIPLRAGDVVTALFQPYSFMALGATGKNQEINFEAQGITLAQALARAGGLQDSRSDAKGVFVFRMEKANALAWPNLPVRVTADGRVPVIYRLNLHDPNSFFVSQSFMMDNKDLLYVSNAPITDIQKVLNLVFSVAYPVVTGVQTFK, encoded by the coding sequence ATGCCGCATTTGCTCAGTCGTGCTGTACTGCCCACCTTGATAGTCGGCTTGCTTACCGGGTGTTCCGTTGTTCCGACATCCGGACCGAGCACTGCACGTATTAATCAAGTCGCTGATTCCTCGAACAATGCAGCCGAGGCTGCGGGCATCCAAGTCGTCGATATGACCGATGACGTCGCGCGTAAGCTCCACGCGGAGCGCGGACAAGCGGATTTTGCGACAGCACTGGGTGATACGGCTCAGTTTCGTCAGCAACTCGGCGTGGGGGACTCGATTGAAGTGTCGATCTGGGAAGCCCCTCCAGCGACCTTGTTCGGTGCACTACAGGGCGACAGTCGAGGCGGCCCTAGCAATGCCCGCGTTACAGTCCTGCCGGACCAGACCATCGACGGAAGTGGCATGATAAATGTGCCGTTCGTGGGTAACGTGAAGGCTATCGGACGGACGCCGGTGCAACTCGCAGCTGACATTACCGGGCGCCTGAAGAACATTGCGCACGATCCACAGGTGCTTGTCAAGCTATCGCGTAACGCAACGTCGTACGTGACGGTTGTCGGGGATGTCGTAAGCAGCAATCGAATGCAACTCTCCGCTCGTGGCGAACGTTTGTTGGACGCGCTCGCAAACGCGGGCGGTGTTCGGCAACCGATCGATAAGATCACGCTACAGGTCACGCGTGGCAACGAAGTCGTATCGTTGCCGCTGCAAACGGTTATTCGCGATCCGAGGCAGAACATTCCGTTGCGCGCGGGGGATGTCGTAACTGCATTGTTCCAACCTTACAGTTTCATGGCGCTTGGTGCGACTGGCAAGAATCAGGAAATTAACTTTGAAGCGCAAGGCATCACGCTTGCGCAAGCTCTTGCGCGGGCTGGCGGTTTGCAGGATTCCCGTTCCGACGCCAAGGGTGTGTTCGTCTTCAGAATGGAAAAGGCGAATGCACTTGCGTGGCCCAATTTACCGGTCCGAGTCACGGCGGATGGCAGGGTTCCTGTTATTTATCGACTCAACTTGCATGATCCCAATTCGTTCTTCGTGTCTCAGAGCTTCATGATGGACAACAAGGATCTGCTATACGTGTCGAACGCACCGATCACGGATATTCAGAAGGTACTTAATTTGGTATTTTCTGTCGCTTACCCCGTTGTTACCGGTGTGCAGACATTCAAGTAA
- a CDS encoding sugar phosphate nucleotidyltransferase has translation MQDPERYGVVEFDHAGKAVGIGGKPAILKSHYVVTVLYFYDERVVDFAKSIKSSSCGELEITHLNDCT, from the coding sequence ATGCAAGACCCCGAGCGGTATGGTGTTGTGGAGTTCGACCATGCAGGGAAAGCAGTTGGTATTGGGGGAAAGCCAGCAATACTGAAATCCCATTACGTGGTGACGGTTCTGTACTTTTACGATGAACGTGTGGTCGACTTCGCGAAGTCGATCAAATCATCGTCATGCGGCGAGCTTGAGATCACCCATCTCAATGACTGTACCTAA
- a CDS encoding glycosyltransferase family 2 protein → MPAQSIPFIRRAFLFKLAPIQDVAIDDTRSNTWTSIGTDPTFELIPIDGTYPRGWVYMQSSLVRRGAQLQAQLYVDSGSGFSEAECIVVPTTRPGNIKHIFKLPPTVRALRWIPMRGKGVIVQQPIVMTAITEIERVARMVEWVASDIWKFRKTNQAKQYSLKTRRIFFDLLGAYDDCAKLRIHSAPPSYQTFIDNYTALSNADEAAIRSHIAQFSQKPRISIVMPTFNPPLSYLKEAIDSVRDQLYSNWELCIADDCSTASDVRPFLTSLPVIDSRIKVHFRDVNGHISAASNSALAIAKGSFVALLDQDDLLPKHALYHVALEINRFPDANVIYSDEDKIDNAGNRSDPYFKSDWNPDLFLSHNMISHLGVYRASLLREIGGFRIGYEGSQDYDLALRCVRASRPAQIRHIPHVLYHWRLHDESTAANPNAKHYAYDAALRAIQDFLSDKPGVRVEHGHIVGTYRVIYPIPERQPQVSILIPTRNGRNILKQCIESILRKTKYKNYEIVVVNNQSTCSETISYLKQISNHEKIRVINYDAPFNYSAINNFAEKHANGEIIGLLNDDVEVVSPDWLNEMVSQALRPEVGVVGAKLLYSDGFVQHAGVVIGIGGFAGHAHRLHPGTHPGYAGRAVLTQNFSAVTAACLVVRRSVYRELGGFNEQDLTVAFNDVDFCLRAGAAGYHVTWTPYAVLYHHESYSRGSDQASAESRARFEREKNYMRARWKTDSKPDRFYNPNLTLEKEDFTLAHRPRGERPWLPFMKQ, encoded by the coding sequence ATGCCCGCCCAATCCATTCCGTTTATTCGCCGCGCGTTCTTATTCAAACTGGCGCCCATACAAGACGTGGCGATAGACGACACTCGATCGAATACGTGGACATCTATTGGTACCGACCCCACGTTCGAACTAATTCCGATAGATGGTACATATCCTCGTGGGTGGGTGTATATGCAATCATCTTTGGTTCGACGTGGCGCACAGCTTCAGGCACAACTTTATGTCGACAGCGGCTCAGGGTTTTCCGAGGCAGAATGCATTGTTGTTCCCACGACTCGGCCCGGAAACATCAAGCACATATTTAAGCTTCCGCCAACTGTTCGTGCACTTCGTTGGATACCGATGCGAGGCAAGGGTGTGATCGTCCAACAGCCGATCGTCATGACCGCAATAACTGAAATCGAGCGTGTCGCGAGGATGGTCGAATGGGTTGCGAGCGACATCTGGAAGTTTAGAAAAACCAATCAAGCGAAGCAGTACTCGCTAAAGACAAGACGCATCTTCTTTGATCTCCTCGGCGCCTATGATGACTGTGCAAAACTCAGGATTCATTCCGCACCGCCTTCCTATCAGACATTCATCGATAATTACACTGCATTGAGCAATGCAGACGAAGCCGCGATTCGATCCCATATCGCACAATTTTCGCAGAAACCGCGAATTTCGATTGTAATGCCAACGTTCAATCCTCCATTAAGTTATCTCAAAGAGGCAATCGACTCGGTACGAGATCAACTGTATTCAAATTGGGAGTTGTGCATTGCAGACGATTGCTCCACCGCTAGCGACGTTCGACCGTTCCTGACATCATTACCTGTAATAGATTCGCGTATCAAGGTACATTTCAGGGACGTCAACGGCCACATATCAGCCGCATCGAATAGTGCACTGGCAATCGCTAAAGGTAGTTTCGTTGCACTTCTCGACCAGGATGATCTTCTGCCGAAACATGCACTCTACCATGTTGCGCTGGAGATCAATCGCTTCCCCGACGCAAACGTGATCTATTCTGATGAAGATAAGATTGACAACGCAGGCAATCGAAGCGACCCGTATTTCAAGAGTGACTGGAACCCCGATCTTTTCCTTTCGCACAACATGATTTCACATCTGGGTGTATACCGAGCCTCTCTGCTTCGTGAAATCGGGGGATTTCGCATTGGTTATGAAGGCAGCCAAGATTACGATCTGGCACTGCGATGCGTGCGCGCCAGTCGACCGGCTCAGATCCGACACATTCCACATGTCCTTTATCATTGGCGCCTTCATGACGAATCGACGGCGGCCAATCCAAACGCCAAACACTACGCCTATGACGCCGCATTGCGTGCCATACAGGACTTTCTCTCAGACAAACCGGGCGTGCGTGTCGAGCATGGCCATATCGTTGGAACCTACCGCGTCATCTATCCGATTCCAGAAAGACAGCCTCAGGTCAGCATACTGATTCCGACACGTAACGGCCGGAATATTCTGAAACAATGCATCGAGAGCATCCTCCGCAAAACCAAGTATAAAAATTACGAGATAGTCGTCGTTAACAATCAGAGTACATGCTCCGAAACAATAAGTTACCTGAAGCAGATCTCGAATCACGAAAAAATTCGCGTCATAAACTACGATGCGCCGTTCAACTATTCCGCTATCAACAATTTTGCGGAAAAACATGCAAACGGCGAGATTATTGGTTTGCTGAACGATGACGTCGAGGTCGTCTCACCTGACTGGTTGAACGAAATGGTATCCCAAGCACTTCGACCCGAAGTCGGCGTCGTTGGGGCCAAACTACTCTATTCCGACGGTTTTGTTCAGCATGCGGGTGTAGTCATTGGTATCGGCGGCTTTGCGGGTCACGCGCATCGCCTGCATCCCGGAACGCACCCTGGCTACGCGGGGCGCGCCGTACTAACGCAGAACTTCTCGGCGGTTACCGCCGCCTGCCTGGTTGTTCGACGATCGGTTTACCGGGAACTCGGCGGCTTCAACGAACAGGATCTGACCGTCGCGTTCAATGACGTTGATTTCTGTTTACGCGCAGGCGCGGCGGGATACCACGTTACATGGACGCCTTATGCGGTCCTGTACCATCACGAATCATATTCACGGGGTAGTGACCAAGCATCGGCGGAGAGCCGCGCGAGATTCGAACGAGAAAAAAACTACATGCGGGCACGATGGAAAACGGATTCCAAGCCGGACCGCTTCTACAACCCCAACCTGACGTTGGAAAAAGAAGATTTTACCTTGGCGCACCGTCCGCGCGGCGAACGCCCTTGGTTACCGTTCATGAAGCAATAA
- a CDS encoding sulfotransferase: protein MIENLFMSVGAMKASTSWLYTQLKDHPDIYFPPQKEIHYFSHVRQHCDFESRDNRVRALASYLDQQNGYSGDFVEDNATEFKWYGRYAAQHEIDDRWYQSLYQDAGSAKYCADFSNLNSCLDEAGWQLVRANAKNIRAVYVLRDPLERVWSHYKFELAWNGLAHEISHEYFQRFQETLDQDWFWKHARYDQIIKNLRGFLADHELRIFYFEDFRKNPREALASVCDFLEIDHQFPAIDNANDKVNSSPEVRIPDEFLVYLADRLQPIYDELDGLGIGHIDWRRHEQRTTTIAHRNRRTAASDYYSEDPLVLRTLIDNYEKELSSLGTMLGSKAEEISRLRQLCLNYEERILQQDRIISSLSPGATASNWATFEADTVNTSATSIAHGSSFHVASIMDQTFMLSPNETVDFTENTPLIGTSPESAIESMGNEKLPSKFANTECAAKQNIPSGVRGSDNIAS, encoded by the coding sequence ATGATCGAAAATCTTTTCATGAGCGTCGGCGCGATGAAAGCATCAACGTCGTGGCTTTATACACAACTTAAAGATCATCCCGACATTTATTTTCCGCCCCAGAAAGAAATACACTATTTCTCTCATGTTAGGCAACATTGCGACTTCGAATCCCGAGACAACCGTGTCCGTGCACTCGCCTCTTATCTCGATCAACAGAACGGTTATTCTGGCGACTTCGTAGAAGACAACGCCACCGAATTCAAATGGTACGGGCGGTATGCCGCACAGCATGAAATCGATGATCGATGGTATCAGTCGCTATACCAGGACGCTGGAAGTGCCAAGTATTGTGCCGACTTCTCGAATCTGAACAGTTGTCTCGATGAAGCCGGGTGGCAACTGGTTCGAGCAAATGCGAAAAATATCCGGGCAGTTTACGTGCTCCGTGACCCACTCGAACGAGTTTGGTCGCACTATAAGTTTGAGCTGGCCTGGAACGGACTCGCTCATGAGATCTCACATGAGTACTTTCAGCGATTCCAAGAAACACTCGATCAAGATTGGTTCTGGAAGCATGCGCGCTACGATCAGATTATCAAAAATCTCCGAGGGTTCCTAGCGGATCACGAACTCCGAATCTTCTACTTTGAGGATTTTCGCAAAAACCCCCGAGAAGCACTGGCAAGTGTATGCGATTTCCTCGAAATCGACCATCAATTCCCAGCGATCGATAATGCAAACGACAAGGTCAACTCGTCTCCAGAGGTTCGAATCCCTGACGAATTTCTTGTTTATTTGGCAGATCGACTTCAGCCGATCTATGACGAACTTGACGGGCTCGGGATCGGTCATATCGACTGGCGTCGCCACGAGCAACGCACGACCACCATTGCGCACCGAAATCGGCGGACGGCTGCATCGGACTATTACTCCGAAGATCCGCTTGTACTTCGAACGTTGATCGACAACTACGAGAAGGAGTTGAGCTCGCTCGGTACGATGCTCGGAAGCAAAGCTGAAGAGATCTCACGTCTTCGGCAGTTGTGCCTAAATTACGAAGAACGGATCCTGCAGCAGGATCGCATCATCTCCAGCCTGAGCCCTGGCGCAACCGCATCCAACTGGGCAACATTTGAGGCAGACACCGTGAACACTAGCGCGACATCAATCGCACATGGTTCCTCATTTCATGTCGCGAGCATCATGGACCAAACATTCATGTTGTCGCCCAACGAAACCGTCGACTTCACGGAAAATACCCCCCTTATCGGCACGTCACCCGAATCAGCCATTGAATCGATGGGAAACGAGAAATTGCCGAGCAAGTTCGCTAATACTGAGTGTGCTGCAAAGCAGAACATCCCATCGGGCGTTCGCGGATCGGACAATATCGCGTCGTGA
- a CDS encoding glycosyltransferase family 4 protein, with amino-acid sequence MSNNRPKIAIVNVFFPPQAIGGATRVVADQVQLLTERYSENFDLVVFTSDAHNHKPYMLRPYVHNGVRVYSTSILWRVNMDWHETDPKIGEIFDKFLEFEKPDLIHFHCIQRLGGGIVEAARSRGIPYYVTAHDAWWISDYQFLTDTKGNVYSDGHPDPFSKYQLPEGITWEESLQRRNYLKALLADAEEVLCVSETYTKLYQGNGISNCLTNRNGISDFVNWKAKDTAYSKRVVCGHIGGMATHKGFFLFRDAVMRSRSNNIEALVVDHSQPENFFEKTLWGDVPVTVIGRVAQQRIIDVYGRIDVLFAPSLWPESFGLVTREAVACGCWVVASNVGAIGEEITEENGFVVDPTADAISSTLDIIDQNPGKYKQRSTSGNIRYSSQQINQLAELFNHKLTKQK; translated from the coding sequence ATGAGTAACAACAGACCGAAAATTGCCATTGTCAATGTCTTTTTCCCGCCTCAGGCAATCGGGGGAGCAACGCGCGTCGTTGCCGATCAGGTGCAACTTCTGACGGAACGGTATTCTGAGAATTTCGATCTGGTCGTATTCACGAGCGACGCGCACAATCATAAACCGTACATGCTGCGCCCGTACGTCCACAATGGGGTGCGTGTCTATTCGACGTCGATTCTGTGGCGCGTCAACATGGACTGGCACGAAACCGATCCGAAAATTGGGGAAATCTTCGACAAATTTTTGGAATTCGAGAAGCCAGATCTAATCCATTTTCATTGTATTCAACGCCTCGGCGGGGGCATTGTCGAAGCAGCACGAAGTCGGGGTATTCCGTACTATGTCACGGCTCATGATGCGTGGTGGATTTCCGACTATCAATTTCTAACCGATACGAAGGGAAATGTTTACTCCGACGGACATCCCGATCCATTCTCAAAGTATCAGCTACCGGAAGGTATTACCTGGGAGGAATCTCTTCAGCGTCGCAACTACCTCAAGGCGCTGCTCGCCGACGCCGAAGAGGTGTTGTGTGTCTCGGAAACATATACGAAACTCTACCAGGGTAACGGTATCTCCAATTGCCTGACAAATCGTAACGGAATTTCTGATTTTGTTAACTGGAAGGCAAAGGACACGGCATATAGCAAACGCGTCGTCTGCGGGCATATTGGTGGAATGGCCACCCACAAGGGATTCTTTTTATTTCGCGACGCCGTCATGCGAAGCCGCTCTAACAATATCGAGGCACTGGTCGTCGATCATTCACAACCGGAGAACTTCTTCGAAAAAACCCTTTGGGGTGACGTGCCCGTCACCGTTATTGGCCGCGTCGCACAACAACGAATCATAGATGTTTACGGGCGTATCGACGTACTGTTCGCTCCTTCGCTCTGGCCTGAAAGCTTCGGGTTGGTTACCCGGGAAGCAGTTGCCTGTGGCTGTTGGGTTGTCGCATCGAATGTCGGTGCTATCGGAGAAGAAATCACCGAAGAAAACGGCTTTGTCGTAGATCCAACAGCAGATGCTATCTCGTCAACGCTGGACATCATCGATCAAAATCCAGGAAAATACAAACAACGATCCACGTCAGGAAACATACGCTACTCCTCGCAGCAAATTAATCAGCTTGCCGAACTGTTCAATCATAAATTGACAAAACAAAAATGA
- a CDS encoding glycosyltransferase codes for MKKIFLRSRRNASGRDTTPAELDLSFYRCWYNDLASLSDARLVMHWRKEGPEEGRHPNLNALLQKEHLDPANLPEDFAPETYVALNPDIKTSLPSSYHATYHYLKTGAAHGRPFRFDWQFYVDAYPDLAHLKSREEAIQHWLQQGRQDGRFPSLDDFLSSLGVTRRVLPSQLTLDEIHRLNPDEHFPNFFTALKEIATQIPVRKLSISDDAATNANFYLQLALHQERIESRSRADELYQLSLHFAPTALAHEHLGNLAVNRHELHQAVAHYQHALKLGSRSEWVPQNLAHALSKVHQFDKAVEVLIAATATQSNLDLLSDKLDDVLYNYWYTQEQVFNCLAISHERNALIETSEAATKFVADAYARFFTAYSIQRKLSTPIRSNRVLIIGTFDLPQCLRYRIEQKVEQLELAGYQATAANYRDHDQCDELVNFHDVVIFYRVPASIRTIRTIERTRALGKITFYDIDDLLIDPVSPPPIESFGGQVSLQVYANLTKDTAVFRAAATLCDFAISSTKPLLDKLSELVRYRTGFLHRNALDDIILKSTKAAINSSGYINIFYGSGTLAHNSDFIDIALPAINKLLQNYPKARLVTIGHLKLPSQFLKKHGHQVVQFHSVLEPKSYLNFLSSVDINLAVLHDDVINDCKSEIKWMEAAYFGIPSVMSKTKNYVDTIDHGVTGFLATNPEEWYEYLEKLTVDASLRKQMGVAAQKHIQSTYMPETLSENIVNFIDSAVRQHSEI; via the coding sequence ATGAAAAAAATCTTTCTCAGATCTCGCAGAAATGCATCGGGCCGCGACACTACTCCGGCCGAACTCGACCTCTCGTTCTATCGCTGCTGGTACAACGATCTGGCGTCGCTGAGTGATGCACGACTGGTTATGCATTGGCGCAAGGAAGGGCCAGAAGAAGGCCGTCATCCTAATCTGAATGCGCTACTTCAGAAGGAACACCTCGACCCCGCCAACTTGCCCGAGGACTTTGCACCGGAGACCTATGTCGCACTCAATCCAGACATCAAGACCTCGTTGCCAAGCAGCTATCACGCGACTTATCACTATCTGAAAACCGGGGCTGCGCACGGCCGACCATTCCGGTTCGACTGGCAATTCTATGTCGATGCCTACCCGGACCTAGCTCACCTGAAGAGCAGAGAGGAGGCGATCCAGCACTGGCTCCAGCAGGGACGTCAAGACGGCCGATTTCCGTCACTCGACGACTTTCTCTCGTCGCTAGGCGTCACGCGCCGCGTGCTGCCCTCGCAATTGACTCTTGACGAAATTCACCGACTGAATCCGGACGAGCATTTCCCGAATTTCTTTACAGCACTCAAGGAAATCGCCACTCAGATTCCGGTACGCAAATTGTCGATTTCCGACGATGCCGCAACTAACGCCAACTTTTACCTCCAGCTCGCCCTACATCAAGAGCGCATCGAGTCTCGTTCACGGGCGGACGAGTTGTATCAGTTGTCGCTTCATTTTGCGCCTACAGCACTTGCGCACGAGCATCTCGGCAATCTTGCTGTTAATCGTCATGAGTTGCACCAAGCGGTCGCTCACTACCAGCATGCGCTGAAGCTCGGCTCCCGCTCAGAATGGGTGCCACAGAATCTCGCACATGCTCTGTCCAAGGTGCATCAATTTGACAAAGCAGTTGAAGTGCTGATTGCAGCGACCGCAACGCAATCCAATCTCGATCTTCTCTCCGACAAGCTCGACGACGTCCTGTACAACTACTGGTATACGCAGGAGCAGGTGTTCAACTGTCTTGCGATCAGCCACGAGCGCAACGCGCTTATCGAAACGTCAGAGGCTGCCACGAAGTTCGTTGCTGATGCATACGCCCGGTTTTTCACCGCCTACTCCATACAGCGCAAACTCTCGACCCCGATTCGCAGCAACCGTGTCCTGATCATCGGGACGTTTGATCTGCCGCAATGCCTACGGTATCGGATCGAACAGAAAGTCGAACAACTGGAACTTGCCGGATATCAGGCTACCGCCGCCAATTATCGCGATCATGACCAATGTGACGAGCTCGTCAATTTCCACGACGTCGTAATTTTCTACAGGGTACCCGCCTCGATCCGAACTATCCGCACGATTGAGCGCACCAGGGCACTCGGGAAAATCACGTTCTACGATATCGACGATCTGCTTATCGATCCGGTCAGCCCGCCGCCTATCGAATCATTCGGGGGCCAAGTATCGCTGCAAGTCTATGCAAACCTGACCAAAGATACCGCTGTATTCCGTGCAGCCGCGACGCTTTGCGATTTCGCAATATCGTCAACCAAGCCGTTACTCGACAAGTTGTCTGAACTGGTCAGATATCGGACGGGATTTCTCCATCGCAATGCGCTAGATGACATCATATTGAAGTCAACAAAAGCGGCCATAAACTCGTCGGGATATATTAATATCTTCTATGGCAGCGGAACACTAGCGCACAATAGCGACTTCATCGATATCGCACTGCCGGCAATCAACAAACTGCTGCAGAACTATCCGAAGGCGCGCCTCGTCACAATCGGCCATCTCAAGCTCCCTTCACAGTTCCTAAAGAAGCACGGGCATCAGGTCGTCCAGTTCCACTCCGTACTTGAACCAAAGAGTTACCTGAATTTTCTGTCATCGGTTGACATCAATCTCGCCGTTCTGCATGACGACGTCATTAACGACTGCAAAAGCGAGATCAAGTGGATGGAGGCCGCGTATTTCGGCATCCCCTCCGTCATGAGTAAGACGAAAAACTACGTTGACACGATCGACCATGGGGTCACTGGCTTCCTGGCGACAAACCCCGAGGAGTGGTATGAATACCTCGAAAAACTCACGGTTGATGCGTCCCTCCGGAAACAAATGGGCGTCGCCGCGCAAAAGCATATTCAGTCAACGTACATGCCTGAAACGCTTTCCGAAAACATCGTCAACTTCATCGATTCTGCTGTTCGCCAGCATTCAGAAATCTAA
- a CDS encoding ABC transporter ATP-binding protein produces the protein MIAIKAVTKVYHTRQGPRVVLDKINLNVQKGEKIGILGRNGAGKSTLIRMISGAEFPTSGNIERNMTISWPLAFGGAFQGSLTGYDNLRFICRIYGVDFAKVAPYVDDFSELGVYLREPVKKYSSGMRARLAFAISLAVDFDCFLIDEIVAVGDARFHAKCHHELFEKRKDRAMIIVSHDAGYMREHCDRAAVLVSGKLHNFDTVDNALDFYHNESNV, from the coding sequence ATGATCGCAATCAAAGCCGTCACAAAGGTTTATCACACCCGCCAAGGTCCACGCGTCGTCCTCGACAAGATCAACCTCAATGTGCAGAAAGGGGAAAAAATCGGCATCCTCGGCCGCAATGGCGCAGGCAAATCGACGCTCATCCGGATGATCAGCGGTGCCGAATTCCCGACCTCCGGCAACATTGAGCGGAATATGACCATTTCATGGCCACTCGCGTTCGGCGGGGCATTTCAGGGCAGCCTCACCGGATACGACAACCTTCGCTTCATTTGCCGTATCTACGGGGTGGATTTCGCTAAGGTTGCACCGTATGTCGATGACTTTTCCGAACTTGGAGTGTACCTACGGGAGCCGGTCAAAAAATACTCATCCGGGATGCGAGCGCGACTCGCGTTCGCAATTTCTCTAGCCGTCGATTTCGACTGCTTCCTGATTGACGAGATTGTGGCAGTTGGAGATGCACGCTTTCATGCGAAGTGCCATCACGAATTGTTCGAGAAAAGAAAGGACCGCGCCATGATTATAGTTTCTCACGACGCCGGATATATGCGCGAACACTGTGATCGCGCTGCCGTCCTCGTGTCCGGAAAGCTGCACAACTTCGACACGGTCGACAATGCGCTCGATTTCTACCACAACGAATCTAACGTTTGA